A portion of the Labilithrix sp. genome contains these proteins:
- a CDS encoding GNAT family N-acetyltransferase yields MIRRARKTHRPRAGSRRERHDANDGNDLSFLALGPSPRLHGAPIVVRLADGAGVRVRPLRASDEPALRAAFHALSPWSRYQRFLGQVSDLDAGMWRHLCRVDLRDHVALAAFTDEQRIVGVARFIRIPGDWSIAEVAVTVADDWQQRGLGTHLLEALTDLAGDLRVRSFVAHAFASNVAIHRLLAKAGPMTVSRDGPESTIVVELRASTTPSGA; encoded by the coding sequence ATGATACGTAGAGCACGCAAGACCCATCGACCGCGCGCCGGATCGCGGCGCGAGCGCCACGACGCGAACGACGGGAACGACCTCTCCTTCCTCGCGCTCGGACCGAGCCCGCGCCTCCACGGCGCGCCGATCGTCGTGCGGCTGGCGGATGGCGCCGGCGTGCGCGTCCGCCCGCTCCGCGCGTCGGACGAGCCCGCGCTCCGCGCCGCGTTCCACGCGCTCTCGCCGTGGTCGCGCTACCAGCGCTTCCTCGGCCAGGTCTCCGATCTGGACGCCGGGATGTGGCGCCACCTCTGCCGCGTCGACCTCCGCGACCACGTCGCGCTCGCCGCGTTCACGGACGAGCAGCGCATCGTCGGCGTCGCGCGCTTCATCCGCATCCCGGGAGACTGGTCGATCGCGGAGGTCGCCGTCACCGTCGCCGACGACTGGCAGCAACGAGGCCTCGGCACGCACCTGCTCGAGGCCCTCACCGATCTCGCCGGCGATCTCCGCGTCCGGAGCTTCGTCGCCCACGCCTTCGCGAGCAACGTCGCGATCCATCGCCTCCTCGCGAAGGCGGGTCCCATGACCGTGTCGCGCGACGGCCCGGAGAGCACGATCGTCGTCGAGCTCCGAGCGTCGACCACCCCATCCGGAGCCTGA
- a CDS encoding VOC family protein: protein MMLGTFSVSLSVKDIEASRAFYEKLGFSPFAGDAKQNWLVLRNGSAVIGLFQGMFERNTLTFNPGWDDQCNELASFTDVRELQRRLKSAGIEPATSADESTKGPASFLVIDPDGNPILVDQHV from the coding sequence ATGATGCTCGGAACGTTTTCGGTCAGCCTCTCGGTCAAGGACATCGAGGCGTCTCGCGCCTTCTACGAGAAGCTCGGCTTCTCGCCCTTCGCCGGCGACGCGAAGCAGAACTGGCTCGTGCTCCGGAACGGGAGCGCGGTGATCGGCCTCTTCCAGGGGATGTTCGAGCGCAACACGCTCACGTTCAACCCGGGCTGGGACGACCAGTGCAACGAGCTCGCGTCGTTCACCGACGTACGCGAGCTGCAACGCCGGCTGAAGAGCGCCGGCATCGAGCCGGCGACGTCCGCCGACGAGTCGACCAAGGGCCCCGCGAGCTTCCTCGTCATCGATCCCGACGGCAACCCGATCCTCGTCGATCAGCACGTGTAG
- a CDS encoding AraC family transcriptional regulator, with protein MADLPDLANRDYVDRVNRAIDHVTRNLAEPLKLEEVAKVACFSPYHFHRVFRAVVGETLHDFVKRVRLERALHLVAHGEGSLTEIALACGFGSSSDFSRSFRKRFGVSPRAFDLDALRRERRDELLGTLPEGHRVARLPEGASPDRFKVRLRDLPARRVAYRRVFRPYEGNGVAAATEQMLTWARARGLAGGQWLGYQWEDPEIVPLDRCRYDVGVEIADDVALDGEVSEASFPPMKVAEIDVAGSIDLEVRALEWLYATWLPRSGFVPDHQPGFEAWVGEPFAHGTEHFELRVQLAVTPSRGGG; from the coding sequence ATGGCCGACTTGCCAGATCTTGCGAATCGCGACTACGTCGACCGCGTCAACCGCGCGATCGATCACGTCACCCGCAACCTCGCGGAGCCGCTCAAGCTCGAGGAGGTCGCGAAGGTCGCCTGCTTCTCCCCGTACCATTTCCACCGCGTCTTCCGGGCGGTGGTCGGCGAGACGCTCCATGACTTCGTCAAGCGCGTGCGGCTCGAGCGCGCGCTCCACCTCGTCGCCCACGGCGAGGGGTCGCTGACCGAGATCGCGCTCGCGTGCGGGTTCGGCTCGAGCTCCGACTTCTCGCGCAGCTTTCGGAAGCGCTTCGGCGTGTCGCCGCGCGCCTTCGACCTCGACGCGCTCCGGCGCGAACGTCGCGACGAGCTCCTCGGCACGCTCCCCGAGGGGCATCGCGTCGCGCGGCTGCCTGAAGGAGCGAGCCCCGATCGCTTCAAGGTGCGTCTGCGCGACTTGCCCGCGCGCCGCGTCGCCTACCGGCGCGTGTTTCGCCCCTACGAAGGGAACGGCGTCGCCGCGGCGACGGAGCAGATGTTGACCTGGGCGCGCGCGCGCGGGCTCGCGGGAGGGCAGTGGCTCGGGTACCAGTGGGAGGATCCGGAGATCGTCCCGCTCGATCGCTGTCGCTACGACGTCGGGGTCGAGATCGCGGACGACGTCGCGCTCGACGGCGAGGTGAGCGAGGCGAGCTTCCCTCCGATGAAGGTCGCCGAGATCGACGTCGCCGGCTCGATCGACCTGGAGGTTCGCGCGCTGGAGTGGCTCTACGCGACGTGGCTCCCGCGGAGCGGCTTCGTGCCCGACCATCAACCCGGCTTCGAGGCTTGGGTCGGCGAGCCGTTCGCGCACGGCACCGAGCACTTCGAGCTGCGCGTCCAGCTCGCGGTGACGCCGTCCCGCGGAGGGGGATGA
- a CDS encoding ATP-binding protein, with the protein MSSRVQRDVCARGRDAAPATAESLRQFAGRRDDRAHDGRSPHPRRLRPRADVEGREQDVYQLFLERTGRASMIITSNRDTAEWLAMFDDVLLAQSAVDRFKNTAYDFVIEGESYRARLKPTIDAAATVPDTPAMKQKLHPRARSRRRR; encoded by the coding sequence GTGTCGTCACGGGTACAACGTGACGTTTGCGCGCGCGGACGAGACGCTGCGCCGGCTACGGCAGAGTCGCTTCGACAATTCGCGGGACGCCGAGATGATCGCGCTCACGACGGTCGATCTCCTCATCCTCGACGACTTCGCCCTCGAGCCGATGTCGAAGGAAGAGAGCAAGACGTCTATCAACTCTTCCTCGAACGCACCGGTCGCGCGTCGATGATCATCACCTCGAATCGAGACACCGCCGAGTGGCTCGCGATGTTCGACGACGTCCTACTCGCGCAGAGCGCCGTCGACCGCTTCAAGAACACGGCGTACGACTTCGTCATCGAAGGCGAGTCCTATCGCGCTCGCCTCAAGCCGACGATCGACGCGGCGGCGACCGTGCCCGATACGCCGGCGATGAAGCAGAAGCTCCATCCTCGCGCGCGCTCTCGTCGTCGTCGCTGA
- a CDS encoding NAD(P)-binding domain-containing protein, with product MSTYGWIALGVVISSILYWLFSQIGKGTEEKAIATLEDMAALGEIVPDTIHPRIDLDRCIGSGACVFACPEKDVLAVVRGQAVLVNPLACVGHSACVDACPVDAVAMVFGTANKGVELPKIDQNFQTTRPGVYIVGELGGMGLIRNAVSQGRQAADHVIKQSQRRGRGDAYDVAVVGAGPAGISATLRFLEANLKVIMLEREQFGGTIMHYPRAKVVMTGALDFAIVGKVKAAKMSKEELVELWERIMREVKLPVQVGTLVEGVEADPDGMWRLKTSTGPIRAANVFLGLGRRGSPRKLEVPGEETPKVHYRLLEPREFAGKHVLVVGGGNSAVESALSLADARCCASVSISYRKGAFARCRADNRRRIDQAIGQGVVQALMPSEIARIEDDAVFLKTDRPGEEIRLQNDSVIVQIGGTAPAELLAKFGVEVVKKFGEAWRT from the coding sequence ATGTCGACCTACGGCTGGATCGCGCTCGGCGTCGTCATCTCCTCCATCCTGTACTGGCTCTTCAGCCAGATCGGGAAGGGCACCGAGGAGAAGGCGATCGCCACGCTCGAGGACATGGCCGCGCTCGGCGAGATCGTCCCCGACACGATCCATCCGCGCATCGATCTCGATCGCTGCATCGGCTCCGGCGCCTGCGTCTTCGCCTGCCCGGAGAAGGACGTCCTCGCGGTGGTGCGCGGGCAAGCGGTGCTCGTCAACCCCCTCGCCTGCGTCGGTCACTCCGCCTGCGTCGACGCCTGTCCCGTCGACGCGGTCGCGATGGTCTTCGGCACCGCCAACAAGGGCGTCGAGCTCCCGAAGATCGACCAGAACTTCCAGACGACGCGCCCCGGCGTCTACATCGTCGGCGAGCTCGGCGGGATGGGGCTCATCCGCAACGCGGTGTCGCAAGGGCGGCAGGCGGCGGACCACGTCATCAAGCAGAGCCAGCGGCGCGGCCGCGGCGACGCCTACGACGTCGCGGTCGTCGGCGCGGGTCCGGCCGGCATCAGCGCGACGCTCCGGTTCCTCGAGGCCAACCTCAAGGTCATCATGCTCGAGCGCGAGCAGTTCGGCGGCACGATCATGCACTACCCGCGCGCCAAGGTCGTCATGACCGGCGCGCTCGACTTCGCGATCGTCGGCAAGGTGAAGGCCGCGAAGATGAGCAAGGAGGAGCTCGTCGAGCTGTGGGAGCGCATCATGCGCGAGGTGAAGCTGCCGGTGCAGGTCGGCACCCTCGTCGAGGGCGTCGAGGCCGATCCCGACGGCATGTGGCGCCTCAAGACGAGCACCGGCCCGATCCGCGCCGCGAACGTGTTCCTCGGCCTCGGCCGCCGCGGCTCTCCGCGCAAGCTCGAGGTCCCGGGCGAGGAGACGCCGAAGGTCCACTACCGCCTCCTCGAGCCGCGCGAGTTCGCGGGCAAACACGTCCTCGTCGTCGGCGGCGGAAACTCCGCCGTCGAGAGCGCGCTCTCCCTCGCCGACGCGCGCTGCTGCGCGTCGGTGTCGATCAGCTACCGCAAGGGCGCCTTCGCGCGCTGCCGCGCCGACAACCGCCGCCGCATCGATCAGGCGATCGGTCAGGGCGTCGTGCAGGCGCTCATGCCGAGCGAGATCGCGCGCATCGAGGACGACGCGGTCTTCCTCAAGACCGATCGTCCCGGCGAGGAGATCCGCCTCCAGAACGACTCCGTCATCGTGCAGATCGGCGGCACCGCCCCCGCCGAGCTCCTCGCGAAGTTCGGCGTCGAGGTGGTGAAGAAGTTCGGCGAGGCCTGGAGGACCTGA
- the acs gene encoding acetate--CoA ligase — MTDSIQSHLKEDRRFPPSAEFSKTARVQSHAEYTSMYRRSLDEPEAFWHEHTTDLVFRKVWSSFSEWSLPKAKFFAGAELNVTESCLDRHLGTDVRTRAAIVFEGEPGDTRTLTYFELHREVVRLAAALVDMGVKPGDRVAIYMGMVPETAIAMLACARLGATHSVIFGGFSSDALRDRINDCGAKVLLTQDGAWRRGNVVPLKKMVDVALEQTKTIEKTIVLRRVGGERCPVDMKEGRDVWWEDLENRKPSEAALKLAKHPSAFDAEHPLFILYTSGSTGKPKGVMHTSAGYLAGAHVTTKYVFDLKPGDLYWCTADVGWVTGHSYLVYGPLSCGASVMMYEGAPNAPDWSRFWSIIERHGVTILYTAPTAIRAFIRAGDEWPAKHDLSSLRLLGSVGEPINPEAWIWYHKTIGGGRCPIVDTWWQTETGSIMLTTLPGACYSKPGSTGLPMFGVDIAVVKDNGVECQANEGGKLVIRRPWPSMARTLWGEDERYHKTYWDVLPDVYFTGDGARRDEDGYFWVVGRIDDVLNVAGHRIGTAEIESALVSHPAVAEAAAVGRPDELKGQALVVFVTLKSGHIANKDLKSKLAEHIDKEIGKFARPDAIRFTDSLPKTRSGKIMRRLLKEVAAGNTETKGDTSTLEDFSVLAKLQKDED, encoded by the coding sequence ATGACCGACAGCATCCAATCGCATCTCAAGGAAGATCGGCGGTTCCCGCCGTCGGCCGAGTTCTCGAAGACCGCCCGCGTCCAGTCGCACGCCGAGTACACGTCGATGTACCGGCGCTCGCTCGACGAACCTGAGGCATTCTGGCACGAGCACACCACTGACCTCGTCTTTCGCAAGGTCTGGTCCTCGTTCTCGGAGTGGAGCCTGCCGAAGGCGAAGTTCTTCGCCGGCGCGGAGCTCAACGTCACCGAGAGCTGCCTCGATCGCCACCTCGGGACCGACGTGCGCACGCGCGCCGCGATCGTCTTCGAGGGCGAGCCCGGCGACACGCGCACGCTCACGTACTTCGAGCTCCATCGCGAGGTCGTCCGCCTCGCCGCAGCGCTCGTCGACATGGGCGTGAAGCCCGGCGATCGCGTCGCGATCTACATGGGCATGGTGCCCGAGACGGCGATCGCGATGCTCGCCTGCGCGCGCCTCGGCGCCACGCACTCGGTCATCTTCGGCGGCTTCAGCTCGGACGCGCTGCGCGACCGCATCAACGACTGCGGTGCGAAGGTGCTCCTCACGCAGGACGGCGCCTGGCGCCGCGGCAACGTCGTCCCGCTCAAGAAGATGGTCGACGTCGCGCTCGAGCAGACGAAGACGATCGAGAAGACGATCGTCCTCCGCCGCGTCGGCGGCGAGCGCTGCCCCGTCGACATGAAGGAGGGCCGCGACGTCTGGTGGGAGGACCTCGAGAACCGCAAGCCCTCCGAGGCCGCGCTGAAGCTCGCGAAGCACCCCAGCGCCTTCGACGCCGAGCACCCGCTCTTCATCCTCTACACGTCGGGCTCGACCGGGAAGCCGAAGGGCGTCATGCACACGTCGGCGGGGTACCTCGCCGGCGCGCACGTCACGACGAAATACGTCTTCGACCTCAAGCCGGGCGATCTCTACTGGTGCACCGCCGACGTCGGCTGGGTCACCGGCCACAGCTACCTCGTGTACGGGCCGCTCTCGTGCGGCGCGAGCGTGATGATGTACGAAGGCGCGCCCAACGCGCCGGACTGGTCGCGCTTCTGGAGCATCATCGAGCGCCACGGCGTCACCATCCTCTACACCGCGCCGACGGCGATCCGCGCCTTCATCCGCGCCGGCGACGAGTGGCCCGCGAAGCACGACCTCTCGTCGCTCCGCCTCCTCGGCTCCGTCGGCGAGCCGATCAACCCCGAGGCGTGGATCTGGTACCACAAGACGATCGGCGGCGGCCGCTGCCCCATCGTCGACACGTGGTGGCAGACCGAGACCGGGTCGATCATGCTGACCACGCTCCCCGGCGCCTGCTACTCGAAGCCGGGATCGACCGGCCTCCCGATGTTCGGCGTCGACATCGCGGTCGTCAAAGACAACGGGGTCGAGTGCCAGGCGAACGAGGGCGGCAAGCTCGTCATCCGCCGGCCGTGGCCCTCGATGGCGCGCACGCTCTGGGGCGAGGACGAGCGCTACCACAAGACGTACTGGGACGTGCTCCCCGACGTGTACTTCACCGGCGACGGCGCGCGCCGCGACGAGGACGGCTACTTCTGGGTCGTCGGCCGCATCGACGACGTCCTCAACGTTGCAGGACACCGCATCGGCACGGCCGAGATCGAGAGCGCCCTCGTCAGCCACCCCGCCGTCGCCGAGGCGGCCGCGGTGGGCCGCCCCGACGAGCTCAAGGGCCAGGCCCTCGTCGTGTTCGTGACCCTGAAATCGGGGCATATCGCGAACAAGGACCTGAAATCGAAGCTCGCGGAGCACATCGACAAGGAGATCGGGAAATTCGCGCGGCCGGACGCGATCCGCTTCACGGACTCGCTTCCGAAGACGCGCTCCGGCAAGATCATGAGACGACTCCTGAAGGAGGTCGCGGCCGGCAACACGGAGACCAAGGGCGACACGTCGACGCTCGAGGACTTCAGCGTGCTCGCGAAGCTCCAGAAGGACGAGGACTGA
- a CDS encoding SGNH/GDSL hydrolase family protein: MVCSFVTLLAVANCGPQGSGDDDPASSSSGGVAAAPVTKHDINQVLSTGQSLSVGIDGGDAISTSQPYSNLMFKSGVIAGGAPPRELVPLVEGKATNPAHPNTETMSSGLANLVAKMAADRGERHDVLMSVHGVSHYVYAKLKKGTPPYQSGLAQAKAGHDAALAMGKDHVVRAVTVVHGESDDHDHNPDYQADIRHWQADYEADIRAVTGQSEPIPLLHSQLSSFVKTNLTSRIPIAQLAEHVESGGKTVLVGPKYQLSYAVDGVHLTNDGYRRMGEEYAKAYRKIVLEGQRWEPLRPSAVTRSGNVITVKFVVPVPPLVLDESAVKNPGAFGFEIAQDGPPAPAIQSVRVTGPDTVELTLASEPTGGNRRLRYAYTASALGVSAGPVTGPRGNLRDSDPTQSRTGGNPLWNWCVHFDEALP; this comes from the coding sequence ATGGTGTGTTCCTTCGTCACGCTGCTCGCGGTAGCGAACTGTGGTCCCCAGGGCTCGGGCGACGATGATCCCGCGTCTTCGTCGAGCGGCGGCGTGGCGGCGGCGCCGGTCACGAAGCACGACATCAATCAGGTCCTCTCCACGGGGCAGTCGCTCTCGGTCGGCATCGACGGGGGCGACGCGATCTCGACGAGCCAGCCGTACTCGAACCTGATGTTCAAGTCGGGCGTCATCGCGGGCGGCGCACCTCCGCGCGAGCTCGTCCCGCTCGTCGAAGGGAAGGCGACGAACCCCGCCCACCCGAACACGGAGACGATGTCCTCCGGCCTCGCGAACCTCGTCGCGAAGATGGCGGCCGATCGCGGCGAGCGCCACGACGTCCTGATGAGCGTCCACGGCGTGAGCCACTATGTCTACGCGAAGCTGAAGAAGGGCACGCCGCCCTACCAGAGCGGCCTCGCGCAGGCGAAGGCGGGCCACGACGCCGCCCTCGCGATGGGCAAGGACCACGTCGTCCGCGCGGTCACGGTCGTGCACGGCGAGTCGGACGATCACGATCACAACCCCGACTACCAGGCCGACATCCGGCATTGGCAGGCCGACTACGAGGCGGACATCCGCGCGGTGACGGGGCAGAGCGAGCCGATCCCGCTCCTTCACTCGCAGCTCTCGTCGTTCGTGAAGACGAACCTCACGAGCCGGATCCCGATCGCGCAGCTCGCGGAGCACGTGGAGAGCGGCGGCAAGACGGTGCTCGTCGGTCCGAAGTACCAGCTGTCGTACGCGGTCGACGGCGTGCACCTCACGAACGACGGCTACCGCCGCATGGGGGAGGAGTACGCGAAGGCCTATCGCAAGATCGTGCTCGAGGGGCAGCGCTGGGAGCCGCTCCGCCCGAGCGCGGTCACGAGGAGCGGTAACGTCATTACAGTGAAATTCGTCGTACCTGTCCCGCCGCTCGTCCTCGACGAGAGCGCGGTGAAGAACCCGGGCGCCTTCGGCTTCGAGATCGCGCAAGACGGTCCGCCCGCGCCCGCGATCCAGTCCGTGCGCGTGACGGGGCCCGACACGGTGGAGCTCACGCTCGCGAGCGAGCCCACCGGCGGAAACCGCCGCCTCCGCTACGCGTACACCGCGAGCGCGCTCGGGGTCTCGGCGGGGCCGGTGACGGGACCGCGCGGCAACCTCCGCGACTCGGATCCGACGCAGTCGCGCACGGGCGGCAACCCGCTCTGGAACTGGTGCGTGCACTTCGACGAAGCGCTCCCGTGA
- a CDS encoding DUF2490 domain-containing protein: MRRRIAVLVCSSLLAVPRPARADGELWVWVENRVPVLRAERPTFPRIDWRFVGDFRVNKRSEGLNQAFLRTGPLFFVTDWLFVATQGTVYADRVKDGVHQTEARTELEPNLFGRIGDFTFNDRSRFESRWRTDSEHRWRYRNQLRINYAPVGAKWIPYAWNEVLWDLSGLGVNQNRLQFGLARMLNTTTRLDVGYMIRSREDAMGNWAHDHILNLYLFLDPPPR, from the coding sequence ATGCGCCGCCGCATTGCTGTGCTTGTCTGCTCGTCTCTGCTCGCCGTCCCACGTCCCGCCCGCGCCGACGGCGAGCTCTGGGTCTGGGTCGAGAACCGCGTCCCGGTCCTTCGCGCCGAGAGGCCGACCTTCCCGCGCATCGACTGGCGCTTCGTCGGCGACTTCCGCGTCAACAAGCGCTCCGAGGGGCTGAACCAGGCGTTCCTCCGGACGGGCCCGCTCTTCTTCGTCACGGACTGGCTCTTCGTCGCGACGCAGGGCACGGTCTACGCCGACCGCGTCAAGGACGGCGTGCACCAGACGGAGGCGCGCACGGAGCTCGAGCCGAACCTGTTCGGCCGCATCGGCGACTTCACGTTCAACGATCGCAGCCGCTTCGAGTCGCGGTGGCGCACCGACAGCGAGCATCGCTGGCGCTACCGAAACCAGCTCCGCATCAACTACGCGCCCGTCGGCGCGAAGTGGATCCCGTACGCGTGGAACGAGGTGCTGTGGGACCTCTCCGGCCTCGGCGTGAACCAGAACCGCCTCCAGTTCGGCCTCGCCCGCATGCTGAACACCACGACCCGCCTCGACGTCGGCTACATGATCCGCAGCCGCGAAGACGCGATGGGCAACTGGGCCCACGACCACATCCTGAACCTCTACTTGTTCCTCGACCCTCCTCCGCGGTGA